The proteins below are encoded in one region of Pontibacter deserti:
- a CDS encoding SusC/RagA family TonB-linked outer membrane protein — MEKPLLPPKKSRNSLKKSLWLCSCLLLAGNGMAADAIASSVYVQTPQTQKVTVKGKVVAGDDGSALPGVTILANQQPVGVTNVEGSFKVEVEKGAVLTFRFVGYQLQNITVTGPQENLAVTLNPDSKQLSEVVVTALGIKREEKALGYSVSQVKGDELTKAVSNNWTDALSGKVAGINMVKSGGGPAASNKIVLRGENNLSGSSEALIVVDGVIMSSPRTGTGSSAYLSSDNPVDFGNGLNDINPEDIESVSVLKGPGAAALYGSRGANGAIIITTKSGNSKKKGIGVTLNSNTTVSTISHWPDYQYEYGQGTGGQDTWYSYNATEDGKSTKSTSSAWGPRFNGQSYYQYDPVTGTTGATRTPWVPYKNNRKDFFEAAKTFTNSVSIDGGTEKTSARLSFTNLKNTWIVPNTGYDRNTIALSLNHKVTDKLQFSSKINYTNNSSDNLPSTGYNNHTIMYFIRGLSPNVNLEWFKPYWLPGQEGLKQNSPFSGILDNPYLQAYEMLNKSNRDGIVGNISATYNFTDNLSLMLRSSMEFTHEARSQQRPWDTEKFPVGMFRTQNIFSRESTSDFMLRYNRDISEKFKGGISVGGSTMSNRYSRDELRADKLLYPSIYSFANSKEIPLAYPYRSGYDVNSLYALAEFSYDNVIFLDVTGRTDWTSTLASKYKAKVEPFFYPSVNLSAVISDMVQMPNAVSFLKVRGSWSNVGSGGTKPYLTAYNYEVVEGFPSGLTNPRTLPNYYLKPLNTTSMELGLDVRLLRNRLGLDIAVYQNNTRDQILEAPLDRSTGYNAIVLNAGKVENKGIEIQANGKLLENKNGLNIDLFATYAANKNEVVELVDSLTTFIMANGPANRGTMEARPGGPMGALYGLGYERAPDGQIVYDENGLPILGGEAKYLGKVTPDWRGSIGTNMKYKNFGLNVLFDGQFGGVAYSLTHAVLMEEGKLNKTLPGRYNGIVGKGVIRNADGSYRPNDVLVMNMQTYYTRHFGRDNIEANTFSTDYIKLREVRFDYTVPAAILQKLRLHKASIGVFGRDLFMITEWPAFDPEIGTLSDGDIVGGFEIGQFPPTRTFGLNLTVGI, encoded by the coding sequence ATGGAAAAACCTTTACTTCCGCCCAAAAAGAGCAGGAATAGTCTGAAGAAAAGTCTTTGGCTATGCTCGTGCCTGCTTTTAGCAGGAAATGGCATGGCGGCAGATGCAATTGCGTCTTCCGTGTATGTACAGACTCCCCAGACACAAAAAGTAACAGTAAAAGGTAAAGTTGTAGCAGGTGATGACGGAAGTGCATTACCAGGTGTAACTATACTTGCTAACCAGCAACCTGTTGGCGTTACAAATGTTGAAGGCTCTTTTAAGGTAGAGGTAGAAAAAGGAGCAGTTCTTACTTTCAGATTTGTGGGCTACCAGCTACAGAACATAACTGTAACCGGCCCTCAGGAGAACCTGGCTGTAACCCTGAACCCTGATAGCAAGCAACTTTCAGAAGTAGTAGTTACCGCATTGGGTATCAAGCGTGAAGAGAAAGCGCTGGGATATTCAGTATCACAGGTAAAAGGCGACGAACTAACCAAAGCAGTATCTAATAACTGGACCGATGCTCTTTCTGGTAAAGTAGCCGGTATTAATATGGTTAAATCAGGTGGTGGACCTGCAGCATCTAACAAAATTGTACTTCGTGGTGAAAATAACCTGAGCGGTAGCAGCGAAGCTCTGATTGTGGTGGATGGTGTGATCATGAGTAGCCCAAGAACTGGTACTGGTAGCAGCGCCTACTTGTCATCAGACAACCCTGTAGACTTTGGTAATGGCCTTAATGATATCAACCCAGAAGATATTGAGAGTGTATCAGTACTGAAAGGACCTGGTGCTGCTGCACTTTATGGTTCCAGAGGGGCAAACGGTGCGATCATCATAACTACAAAATCCGGCAATAGCAAAAAGAAGGGTATTGGTGTTACTTTAAACTCTAATACAACTGTAAGCACTATATCGCACTGGCCTGATTACCAGTATGAGTATGGTCAGGGTACAGGTGGTCAGGATACATGGTACTCTTATAATGCAACCGAAGACGGTAAGAGCACTAAAAGTACAAGTTCTGCTTGGGGACCACGATTTAATGGCCAAAGCTATTACCAATATGACCCGGTAACCGGTACAACTGGTGCGACTCGTACGCCATGGGTACCATACAAAAACAACCGCAAAGACTTCTTTGAAGCAGCTAAAACATTCACGAATAGTGTAAGTATAGACGGTGGAACAGAGAAGACTTCTGCCCGCTTATCTTTCACAAACCTGAAAAACACCTGGATCGTGCCGAATACAGGCTACGACCGTAACACTATAGCACTTTCTTTAAACCATAAGGTAACAGATAAGCTACAGTTTTCCTCAAAAATTAATTATACTAATAATAGCAGCGATAACCTGCCTTCTACGGGGTACAACAACCACACCATCATGTACTTCATCAGGGGTTTATCACCAAACGTTAACCTGGAATGGTTTAAACCTTATTGGTTGCCAGGTCAGGAAGGTTTAAAGCAGAATAGCCCTTTCAGTGGTATTCTTGATAACCCTTATCTACAGGCATACGAAATGCTTAACAAGTCTAACAGAGATGGTATAGTTGGTAATATTTCAGCTACTTATAACTTCACCGATAACCTGAGTCTGATGTTGCGCTCATCAATGGAGTTCACACACGAAGCCCGTTCACAGCAGCGCCCTTGGGATACTGAGAAATTTCCGGTTGGTATGTTCCGTACGCAGAACATCTTTAGTCGTGAGAGTACCAGCGATTTCATGTTAAGATATAACCGTGATATTTCTGAAAAATTTAAAGGCGGTATTTCAGTAGGTGGTAGCACCATGTCTAACCGTTATTCAAGAGATGAGCTGAGAGCAGATAAGCTACTTTATCCAAGTATATATAGTTTTGCCAACAGCAAAGAAATACCGTTGGCTTACCCTTACCGCAGTGGCTATGATGTAAATAGCTTATATGCGCTAGCAGAGTTTAGCTATGATAACGTGATCTTTCTGGATGTGACAGGTCGTACCGACTGGACCAGTACGCTGGCAAGCAAGTATAAAGCAAAAGTTGAGCCTTTCTTTTACCCATCTGTTAACCTTAGTGCTGTTATCTCTGATATGGTACAGATGCCTAATGCGGTATCTTTCCTAAAAGTAAGAGGTTCATGGTCTAATGTTGGTAGTGGAGGTACAAAGCCATACTTAACAGCCTATAATTATGAAGTGGTAGAGGGTTTCCCTTCTGGTCTAACTAATCCAAGAACTCTGCCTAACTACTATTTAAAGCCACTTAATACAACCAGCATGGAGTTGGGTCTGGATGTGCGTTTGCTACGTAACAGACTTGGTTTAGACATAGCTGTTTATCAGAACAATACGCGTGACCAAATTCTGGAGGCACCTCTAGACAGATCAACTGGTTATAATGCGATTGTATTGAACGCAGGTAAAGTAGAGAATAAAGGTATTGAGATACAGGCTAACGGTAAATTACTTGAAAACAAAAATGGCCTGAATATAGACTTGTTTGCTACCTATGCCGCCAACAAGAATGAAGTAGTAGAATTGGTTGACAGTCTTACAACTTTTATAATGGCAAATGGTCCTGCAAATCGTGGCACAATGGAAGCCCGTCCGGGTGGCCCGATGGGAGCACTATATGGCCTTGGCTACGAGCGCGCACCGGATGGACAGATTGTGTATGATGAAAATGGTTTGCCTATACTTGGTGGAGAAGCGAAATATTTAGGAAAAGTAACCCCAGACTGGAGAGGTAGCATTGGTACCAACATGAAGTATAAAAACTTCGGACTTAACGTGTTATTTGATGGTCAGTTTGGTGGTGTAGCTTACTCTTTAACACATGCTGTACTGATGGAAGAAGGCAAGCTTAATAAAACGCTACCTGGCCGCTACAATGGTATAGTTGGTAAAGGTGTGATCAGAAACGCTGATGGTAGCTACCGCCCTAATGATGTGCTGGTAATGAACATGCAGACCTACTATACCCGTCATTTTGGTCGTGATAATATTGAAGCCAACACCTTCAGCACTGA
- the glpT gene encoding glycerol-3-phosphate transporter: MRLISPAPHADRLPLERIDPEYKRLRLQVFIGIFIGYAGYYLVRKNFSLVMPDLIAQGYSKADLGFALSGVSIAYGLSKFLMGNVSDRSNARTFLSVGLLLSALTMIAMGIIPFATSSIAIMFVLLFLNGWFQGMGWPPCGRVMVHWFSTNERGTKMSIWNVAHNVGGGLIGPLSIAAIALFGTWQSILYFPGLIALLSALVTYMLVRDTPQSCGLPTIEEYRNDYPKNYTADHEKELSAKEIFFKYVFNNRMLWYIAFANAFVYLVRYGILDWAPTYLEEAKGFSVKETGWAYFAYEYAGIPGTLLCGWISDKIFKGRRAPATIIYMLLVLVAVIVYWKNPAGNIWIDNMALIAIGFLIYGPVMLIGVQALDLVAKKAAGTAAGLTGLFGYMGGALFANIAMGFVVDAWGWDGGFIVLVIACVLSIFFTALTWNKEKINLGLTQSR, from the coding sequence ATGCGTCTTATTTCACCGGCCCCTCACGCTGATCGGCTGCCCTTAGAACGAATAGATCCGGAGTATAAGCGACTGCGTCTTCAGGTTTTTATCGGGATCTTTATTGGGTATGCCGGCTATTACTTAGTGCGAAAAAATTTCTCGCTGGTAATGCCTGACCTGATAGCGCAAGGTTATTCTAAAGCAGATCTTGGCTTTGCGTTGTCTGGAGTGTCTATCGCTTATGGTCTGAGTAAATTCCTGATGGGTAATGTGTCTGACAGGAGTAATGCCAGAACCTTCCTGAGCGTAGGTTTGCTGCTCTCTGCCTTAACCATGATAGCGATGGGCATAATACCTTTTGCTACCAGTTCAATTGCCATCATGTTCGTGTTGTTGTTCCTGAATGGCTGGTTTCAGGGGATGGGCTGGCCACCTTGCGGGCGCGTTATGGTTCACTGGTTCTCTACAAATGAGCGTGGCACCAAAATGTCGATCTGGAATGTGGCCCATAACGTAGGTGGGGGCTTAATAGGCCCGCTTTCTATTGCTGCTATTGCCCTTTTCGGTACATGGCAAAGCATTTTATACTTCCCTGGCTTAATTGCGCTGCTTTCTGCACTGGTAACTTACATGCTGGTGCGCGACACGCCTCAGTCTTGCGGCCTGCCAACTATAGAAGAATACAGAAACGACTATCCGAAAAATTATACAGCCGACCACGAAAAAGAGCTAAGCGCTAAAGAGATCTTCTTTAAGTATGTGTTCAATAACCGCATGCTATGGTATATCGCTTTTGCCAATGCTTTTGTGTACCTGGTACGCTACGGCATCCTCGACTGGGCTCCTACTTACCTGGAAGAAGCAAAAGGTTTCTCAGTGAAAGAGACTGGCTGGGCCTATTTTGCTTACGAGTACGCTGGTATACCTGGTACCCTGCTTTGCGGCTGGATCAGTGATAAAATATTTAAAGGACGCCGTGCACCTGCTACTATTATTTACATGCTGCTGGTACTAGTAGCTGTAATTGTGTACTGGAAAAACCCAGCCGGTAACATCTGGATCGATAACATGGCACTTATTGCTATTGGCTTCCTAATCTATGGGCCGGTAATGCTAATAGGTGTGCAGGCCTTGGACTTAGTGGCTAAAAAAGCGGCAGGCACCGCAGCTGGCCTTACCGGTTTGTTTGGCTACATGGGCGGTGCGCTGTTTGCGAATATTGCCATGGGCTTTGTAGTAGATGCCTGGGGCTGGGACGGTGGCTTTATAGTACTTGTAATTGCCTGCGTGCTTTCAATTTTCTTTACGGCACTCACCTGGAACAAAGAAAAAATAAACCTAGGATTAACTCAATCAAGATAA
- a CDS encoding glycerol-3-phosphate dehydrogenase/oxidase produces the protein MHSKVVEAGGSIFNRNKFVARLQQEPVIWDVIVVGGGATGLGVAVDAASRGYKTLLLEQADYAKGTSSRSTKLVHGGVRYLAQGDVSLVYEALHERGLLLQNAPHLVRVQPFVIPSYSLFNQGFYGIGLKIYDWMAGKYRFKKTELLGKKTVKNLLPNVAADNLKGGIVYYDGQFDDARLAINLAQTCAEQGGVLLNYFKVTGLTKDEKGKVAGVNARDLESGEEYQLQAKVVINATGVFVNDVLKMDTPAQDPLVRPSQGVHVVLDKSFLKSETALMIPKTPDGRVLFAVPWHGHVLVGTTDTPLNSSSLEPTALEDEIHFILDTAGQYMSRKPTRNDVLSVFAGLRPLAAPTKGTNSTKEISRSHKLIVADSGLITITGGKWTTYRKMAEDTMEKAITIGQLSAKPCATANLKIHGYAKPGTEANYLNVYGSDAQGIKELLNQRPELNKKLNTAFPNTQVEVVWAVQHEMARTVEDVLARRMRVLFLNAKVAIDMAPAVATIMANELGLSDAWKQNQVNNFVALANQYLLEPYALTSVETQSSSQVA, from the coding sequence ATGCATTCGAAAGTAGTAGAAGCGGGAGGGAGTATATTTAACCGGAACAAGTTTGTAGCACGTTTACAGCAGGAGCCTGTTATCTGGGATGTAATAGTTGTTGGCGGTGGCGCAACTGGTCTGGGTGTGGCAGTAGATGCGGCATCAAGAGGTTATAAGACACTACTACTTGAGCAAGCAGATTATGCAAAAGGAACATCGAGCCGCAGTACAAAATTAGTGCATGGCGGAGTACGCTATCTGGCACAAGGTGATGTAAGCCTGGTGTATGAAGCCTTGCACGAGCGCGGCTTGCTGTTGCAGAATGCGCCGCACCTGGTGCGTGTGCAGCCTTTCGTGATTCCGAGCTATAGTTTGTTTAACCAGGGGTTCTATGGTATCGGTTTGAAAATATACGATTGGATGGCAGGAAAATACAGGTTTAAGAAAACAGAGCTTCTGGGCAAAAAAACTGTTAAGAACCTGTTGCCAAATGTAGCTGCGGACAACCTGAAAGGCGGTATAGTTTACTATGATGGCCAGTTTGATGATGCCCGTTTAGCTATCAATTTAGCGCAGACCTGTGCCGAGCAGGGAGGTGTGTTGCTGAACTACTTTAAGGTGACCGGCCTCACCAAAGATGAAAAAGGTAAGGTAGCAGGGGTAAACGCCCGTGACCTGGAAAGTGGCGAAGAATATCAGTTGCAGGCTAAAGTGGTGATTAATGCTACTGGCGTTTTCGTGAATGATGTTTTAAAAATGGATACGCCTGCGCAGGACCCGTTGGTGCGCCCAAGCCAGGGAGTGCATGTGGTGCTGGACAAGTCTTTCCTGAAAAGCGAAACTGCTTTGATGATACCTAAGACACCGGATGGGCGTGTATTGTTTGCTGTTCCGTGGCATGGCCATGTGTTGGTTGGTACAACAGATACGCCTCTTAATAGCAGTAGCCTGGAGCCAACAGCGCTGGAAGATGAAATTCATTTTATACTTGATACGGCTGGTCAGTACATGTCACGCAAGCCTACGCGCAACGATGTACTCAGTGTATTTGCCGGGTTACGTCCGTTGGCTGCGCCTACAAAGGGTACTAACAGTACAAAAGAGATCTCCCGTAGTCATAAACTTATAGTTGCCGACTCTGGTCTTATAACCATAACAGGTGGTAAATGGACTACTTACCGCAAAATGGCGGAAGACACCATGGAGAAAGCTATAACTATAGGTCAGCTTTCAGCTAAGCCTTGTGCTACGGCTAATCTGAAAATACATGGTTATGCTAAACCAGGCACAGAAGCAAATTACCTGAATGTGTATGGTAGCGATGCGCAGGGTATAAAAGAATTGCTGAATCAACGCCCGGAATTAAATAAAAAATTAAATACTGCTTTCCCGAATACACAGGTAGAAGTAGTATGGGCCGTGCAGCACGAGATGGCCAGAACTGTAGAGGATGTGCTCGCCAGAAGAATGCGTGTTTTGTTCCTGAACGCAAAAGTAGCAATTGACATGGCACCGGCAGTAGCAACTATAATGGCAAACGAACTAGGCTTAAGTGATGCCTGGAAACAGAACCAGGTAAATAATTTTGTGGCACTGGCAAACCAGTATTTGCTGGAACCATACGCGCTTACTTCAGTTGAAACACAAAGTTCCAGCCAGGTAGCTTAA
- a CDS encoding pyruvate kinase → MPQLKPHYRNLIAQLSDLQKEALALEKKFSGVIRKVHPKFKKSAKNLLHYLSLRQHDIRELQEALSLLGLSSLGRAEGHVLASLDAVHSQLCHLAECPPRQKQLAVSFFENRELLTQHTQSLLGPLPENRTTRIMVTFSTDLATDYDLVTRMMKAGMNCARINCAHDDEKIWAAMVRNIRKAERETGLPCAILFDLMGPKLRTGELTEGPRVIAIRPIHNELGLIASPAIVWLTGTGAASPIITDAVLPVEDNWVTQLQEGDNITFRDTRGRKRSLSVIRKEKKGVVAHLLKTSYIATGTKLIVKNKTVADSTTKVGKLPAIEVPILLKKDHFLILNRDPIPGAPAQFDASGHILKPAHISCTLPEVFDKVKDGEPILFDDGEIEGIIEEVKQNELLVKITFAKDKGSLLRADKGINLPESKLHLHDLTEKDKQDLKFIVKHADIVNLSFANHPVMVEALYAELKKHRADNLAVMLKIETKEGFKNLPHLLLAVMQTYPAGIMIARGDLAVECGWQRLAEVQEEILWLCEASHIPVVWATQVLETLAKKGRPSRAEITDAAMAQRADCVMLNKGPHIIEAITMLHDIMHRMQEHQQKKTSRLRSLHISELSTEATD, encoded by the coding sequence ATGCCACAGCTAAAACCACATTACAGAAACCTGATCGCTCAGCTCTCCGACCTCCAAAAGGAAGCACTGGCTTTAGAAAAGAAATTTTCAGGAGTGATCAGGAAAGTACATCCTAAGTTTAAGAAGAGCGCCAAGAACCTTTTGCATTACCTTTCTTTGCGTCAGCATGACATCAGGGAGTTGCAGGAAGCCTTGTCATTGCTGGGGCTTTCATCGTTAGGACGAGCTGAAGGACACGTACTGGCGAGCCTGGATGCTGTACATTCTCAATTATGTCATTTAGCTGAGTGCCCTCCCAGGCAGAAGCAGCTGGCTGTTTCCTTTTTCGAGAACAGAGAATTACTCACCCAACATACCCAAAGCCTGTTAGGGCCACTCCCCGAAAATCGCACCACCCGCATTATGGTAACATTTTCTACTGATCTGGCCACCGATTACGACCTGGTAACACGCATGATGAAGGCAGGCATGAACTGCGCCAGAATAAATTGCGCACACGACGATGAAAAGATCTGGGCTGCCATGGTTCGGAACATTCGCAAAGCTGAAAGAGAAACAGGTTTGCCTTGTGCTATACTTTTTGACCTGATGGGACCGAAACTCCGGACAGGTGAACTAACAGAAGGCCCCAGAGTAATTGCCATACGCCCTATACATAACGAACTGGGCTTAATCGCATCTCCGGCTATAGTGTGGCTAACGGGCACGGGCGCTGCCTCTCCTATAATAACAGATGCAGTATTACCAGTAGAAGACAACTGGGTAACTCAGCTACAAGAAGGTGATAATATTACTTTCAGAGATACAAGAGGTAGAAAGCGGTCTCTGTCAGTAATTCGAAAGGAAAAGAAAGGCGTAGTAGCTCACCTGCTCAAAACATCTTACATCGCGACGGGCACTAAGCTAATTGTTAAAAATAAAACTGTTGCTGACAGTACAACGAAAGTTGGCAAATTACCTGCCATTGAAGTACCTATACTTTTAAAGAAAGACCATTTCCTGATTCTGAACCGAGACCCTATACCTGGCGCACCGGCCCAGTTCGATGCCAGTGGCCATATACTTAAACCGGCTCATATCTCCTGCACATTGCCTGAAGTATTTGATAAGGTAAAAGATGGAGAACCAATTTTATTTGATGATGGTGAGATTGAAGGGATTATAGAGGAAGTAAAACAGAATGAACTGCTGGTTAAAATAACATTCGCCAAAGATAAAGGAAGCCTGCTGCGCGCTGATAAAGGCATAAATCTTCCGGAATCTAAATTACACCTGCACGACCTGACAGAAAAGGACAAACAGGACCTGAAATTTATAGTTAAACATGCCGATATAGTGAACCTGTCGTTTGCCAATCATCCTGTTATGGTTGAGGCCTTATACGCCGAATTGAAGAAGCACCGTGCAGATAACCTGGCGGTAATGCTGAAAATTGAAACCAAGGAAGGTTTTAAAAATCTGCCTCACCTGCTGCTGGCTGTAATGCAGACATACCCTGCCGGCATTATGATAGCTCGTGGCGATCTGGCAGTGGAATGTGGCTGGCAACGACTGGCTGAAGTACAGGAAGAAATCTTATGGTTGTGCGAAGCATCTCATATTCCGGTTGTATGGGCTACGCAGGTACTGGAAACATTAGCCAAAAAAGGGCGTCCGTCGAGAGCAGAGATAACAGATGCTGCCATGGCACAACGCGCTGACTGTGTTATGCTTAACAAAGGCCCGCACATTATTGAAGCCATAACGATGCTGCACGACATTATGCACCGGATGCAGGAACACCAGCAAAAGAAAACATCAAGATTACGCAGCCTGCACATTTCAGAACTCAGCACCGAAGCTACTGATTAA
- a CDS encoding YwbE family protein, which yields MDGRKRSNIKPGTRVNIVMKEDQRTGYLTEGYVQDILTNSPNHPHGIKVRLETGEVGRVKEILSELES from the coding sequence ATGGACGGAAGAAAACGCTCAAACATAAAACCTGGCACCCGTGTAAATATCGTTATGAAAGAAGACCAGCGCACCGGTTACCTGACCGAAGGCTATGTGCAGGATATCTTAACCAACTCACCAAATCACCCACACGGCATAAAAGTAAGACTAGAAACCGGCGAAGTAGGGAGAGTGAAAGAGATTCTCTCTGAGTTAGAAAGTTAG
- the radC gene encoding RadC family protein, with product MKHTDTLTAYQPALNIKTWAEEDRPREKLLLKGKAALSDAELIAILIGSGTPKLTAVDVAKLILTAVGNDLNELARLSVKDLMKHKGIGEAKAITIVSALELGRRRKETAATAKTQITCSTDIYNYIKPQLLDLPHEEFWIILLNRANIVMKKESISAGGVAGTVADPKIIFKKALEQLASSVILVHNHPSGNIKPSAADIALTKKMKEAGQFLDLPILDHIIFTDNDYYSFADEGLL from the coding sequence ATGAAGCACACTGACACACTTACCGCTTACCAACCGGCACTTAATATTAAAACCTGGGCTGAAGAAGATCGTCCGCGTGAAAAACTGCTATTAAAAGGGAAGGCTGCCCTGAGCGATGCCGAATTGATAGCTATACTTATTGGGTCCGGTACACCGAAATTAACGGCCGTAGATGTAGCCAAACTTATACTTACTGCAGTTGGTAACGATTTGAACGAGCTTGCCCGTCTTTCGGTGAAAGACCTGATGAAGCACAAAGGTATAGGGGAGGCCAAAGCGATAACTATAGTAAGTGCCTTGGAGCTTGGCCGAAGAAGAAAAGAAACTGCCGCCACCGCCAAAACACAGATTACCTGCTCTACCGACATCTACAATTATATCAAACCCCAGTTACTCGACCTGCCGCACGAAGAATTCTGGATCATACTACTGAACCGAGCCAACATTGTAATGAAGAAGGAAAGCATAAGTGCAGGTGGAGTAGCCGGTACAGTGGCAGACCCTAAAATTATATTTAAGAAAGCGCTGGAGCAACTTGCCAGTTCTGTTATACTAGTACATAATCACCCGAGTGGCAATATAAAACCAAGCGCTGCCGATATTGCTCTTACCAAGAAAATGAAAGAAGCAGGTCAGTTTCTCGACCTTCCCATACTTGATCATATCATCTTTACCGACAACGACTACTATAGCTTCGCCGATGAAGGGCTTTTGTAA